The Verrucomicrobiota bacterium genome window below encodes:
- a CDS encoding PEP-CTERM sorting domain-containing protein (PEP-CTERM proteins occur, often in large numbers, in the proteomes of bacteria that also encode an exosortase, a predicted intramembrane cysteine proteinase. The presence of a PEP-CTERM domain at a protein's C-terminus predicts cleavage within the sorting domain, followed by covalent anchoring to some some component of the (usually Gram-negative) cell surface. Many PEP-CTERM proteins exhibit an unusual sequence composition that includes large numbers of potential glycosylation sites. Expression of one such protein has been shown restore the ability of a bacterium to form floc, a type of biofilm.) produces the protein MKKCRLYIAVGLFSMGLMTGANAQFILADYGEDWEANNLTANLFQNNTAVATADSYQFNFAASGTFAQLTGSIGPGGFGAASFDLTGITDISINGLVANGNSMPDFQILLFDSADQVVATADFLTASFTDSFTSVTSDSFTLGSGDLTDVKLIRFLGNGSFNTTFLNAEIDSITAVGVAVIPEPSTYALLALGAVALLIVRRKQKKAEAAKS, from the coding sequence ATGAAAAAGTGTAGATTATACATAGCAGTCGGTTTGTTTAGCATGGGTTTAATGACTGGAGCAAATGCCCAATTTATTCTGGCGGACTATGGTGAAGACTGGGAAGCGAACAACCTGACTGCGAATTTATTTCAGAATAATACTGCAGTAGCTACCGCTGACTCCTATCAGTTCAACTTTGCGGCGTCGGGAACATTTGCCCAGCTCACTGGTTCCATAGGTCCTGGAGGTTTCGGAGCAGCATCTTTTGATCTAACTGGAATAACTGATATATCTATCAATGGATTAGTTGCAAATGGTAACAGCATGCCTGACTTCCAAATATTACTATTCGATAGTGCAGATCAGGTTGTTGCTACGGCAGATTTTCTCACAGCATCATTCACAGATAGTTTTACCAGCGTAACATCTGATTCCTTTACCTTAGGATCAGGAGATTTGACCGATGTAAAGCTTATTCGGTTCTTAGGCAATGGAAGTTTTAATACGACATTTTTGAATGCTGAAATAGATAGCATTACCGCAGTGGGAGTGGCGGTAATTCCTGAGCCTTCTACCTATGCACTACTTGCCTTAGGTGCGGTTGCCTTATTGATCGTTCGCCGTAAACAAAAGAAAGCAGAAGCTGCTAAGTCTTGA
- a CDS encoding TIGR02597 family protein — protein sequence MNKLILTITAALLGLSSPLLQAQSVSTTPYGVMNFTIPGGSQGAPSTSALSLTLEPALPENMVGIMSGEISAVSADSISSSGAGWSDSALSQPESPFYLLITSGDATGRQLPITANTTDRLTLDNSGISLKNSGAAKVGDRFKIVPGFTLLSFFGDSNIITRNNDFNRADNVFLLIDGGWRLFYLNKSPREWREAGFGSNRNNQALSPNTGLIYNRRGTDDLVITLDGYVPTTDAKNVVTLSGLTFVGGSFPIDKTLASLGFEDMNGWKTNSDFSKADLLFIFYNNRWYPYYHNGSNWLEAGLGSNKDNDVIPAGTPYLVQKFSTTKTNSAFVTNTIPYVLD from the coding sequence ATGAACAAACTAATACTAACTATTACAGCGGCCTTGTTGGGCCTATCGAGTCCACTACTCCAAGCACAGTCAGTCTCTACCACGCCCTATGGGGTTATGAATTTCACCATACCAGGAGGATCTCAAGGTGCTCCCAGCACGTCAGCTCTTTCTCTTACGTTAGAACCGGCATTGCCAGAAAATATGGTAGGCATTATGTCTGGGGAAATAAGCGCAGTGTCTGCTGATAGCATCAGCAGTTCAGGAGCAGGTTGGTCGGATTCTGCACTCTCGCAACCTGAATCACCCTTTTACCTCCTTATCACCTCCGGTGACGCGACAGGTAGGCAATTGCCTATCACCGCTAACACAACAGATAGATTAACTTTAGACAACTCAGGTATCAGTCTTAAAAATTCTGGTGCTGCCAAAGTGGGTGATCGATTCAAAATAGTACCTGGTTTTACCTTGCTATCGTTCTTTGGCGACTCAAACATTATCACACGCAATAATGACTTTAATAGAGCGGATAATGTGTTTCTTCTAATCGACGGAGGATGGAGACTTTTTTACCTCAATAAATCCCCCAGAGAATGGAGAGAAGCAGGATTTGGGTCTAATAGAAATAATCAAGCGTTAAGCCCGAATACAGGACTCATATATAACCGTCGCGGAACTGACGATTTAGTAATTACCCTGGATGGTTATGTGCCCACAACCGATGCAAAGAATGTAGTAACCTTATCTGGTCTTACCTTCGTAGGCGGATCCTTCCCAATTGATAAAACTTTAGCTTCGCTTGGCTTCGAAGATATGAACGGATGGAAGACAAATTCCGATTTTTCAAAAGCTGATTTGCTTTTTATCTTTTACAACAATAGATGGTATCCATATTACCACAATGGCAGTAATTGGTTGGAAGCGGGCTTAGGAAGTAATAAAGACAATGACGTCATACCAGCAGGCACGCCTTACCTTGTTCAGAAATTTTCAACAACAAAAACAAATAGTGCATTTGTAACTAATACAATTCCATATGTGCTTGATTAA
- a CDS encoding mechanosensitive ion channel family protein: MRKRILPLLFLAWFTITIDAASIRDNPLAPVKRDHPRDTLKSFMDAMEAYREGVEKQDEELMAFLDKAVDCLDLSEVADITRVQEGREAAKLLKEVIDRLVKVDYARVPDDPNYGVWRFPKSEIKIYPKPDGEEKGEYFFTPRTVAKANQYYELIKTRPYIKGTGGGAHYKVSFVEEYIPAWAMETFASVAYWQWIGLFASILLGLVMKSVARLIGSLVMRMTSKTASKWDDVIVESLVSPVALFIASCVWFGSIYILRFEDLFQVVLITLVKATFFIAVTWMAYRCADVLAKFLEHKAQQTKTKLDDQIVKLITRSLKIAVVIFGALLGIQNMGVEVFSLLAGLGIGGLAVALAAKDTLANFFGSIMIMIDRPFQIGDWVIVKGQEGTVEDVGFRSTKIRTFYNSLIAVPNSEVAISPIDNMGRRQYRRVKTYVGITYDTPPVKIEAFLEGIKNIIKANQFTRKDYFHVVFNEFGSSSLDIMLYFFLKVPNWNEELVQRQNIFLEIVNLAHDLGIDFAFPTQSLHIETFPEKQPVRQPHRTDQDEMAAGALAYGPKGSKAQPYGSGMHTPPHKDPDLSADTRSGGDGE; the protein is encoded by the coding sequence ATGCGAAAGAGGATCTTACCTTTACTTTTTTTAGCATGGTTCACGATAACCATTGATGCGGCTTCCATACGGGACAATCCGCTTGCACCGGTAAAGCGTGATCATCCTCGAGATACCCTTAAGAGCTTCATGGACGCGATGGAAGCCTATCGTGAAGGGGTGGAAAAACAAGATGAGGAATTGATGGCTTTCCTGGATAAGGCGGTGGACTGTTTAGATCTCAGTGAAGTGGCTGATATCACCCGCGTCCAGGAGGGCAGAGAAGCGGCCAAGCTCTTGAAGGAGGTGATCGATCGGCTGGTAAAAGTGGATTATGCGCGAGTACCTGATGACCCCAATTATGGGGTGTGGCGTTTTCCCAAGTCTGAGATCAAAATCTACCCCAAACCAGATGGGGAAGAAAAGGGGGAATACTTCTTTACGCCCAGGACGGTTGCTAAAGCCAATCAATATTACGAATTAATCAAAACGCGCCCTTATATAAAGGGCACAGGTGGTGGGGCTCATTATAAAGTAAGCTTTGTAGAAGAATACATACCTGCTTGGGCCATGGAAACTTTTGCCAGCGTGGCGTACTGGCAATGGATCGGGTTATTTGCCTCTATCCTGTTGGGGTTGGTCATGAAGTCCGTGGCCAGACTCATAGGCAGCCTCGTCATGCGTATGACCAGCAAGACGGCCAGCAAATGGGACGATGTCATTGTGGAATCCCTGGTGAGCCCAGTGGCGCTATTTATCGCATCCTGTGTTTGGTTTGGCTCCATTTATATCCTGCGTTTTGAAGATCTCTTTCAAGTGGTCTTAATTACTCTGGTCAAAGCCACCTTTTTTATAGCCGTGACTTGGATGGCGTACCGTTGTGCGGATGTCTTGGCCAAGTTCCTGGAACATAAAGCCCAACAAACCAAGACCAAACTGGATGATCAAATTGTCAAGCTGATTACCCGAAGTCTCAAAATAGCAGTGGTGATCTTTGGTGCGTTATTGGGCATTCAAAATATGGGGGTGGAAGTCTTTTCCCTGCTCGCCGGGTTGGGCATTGGTGGTCTGGCCGTCGCCTTAGCAGCCAAGGATACCTTGGCCAACTTTTTTGGGTCGATCATGATCATGATTGATAGACCTTTTCAGATCGGTGACTGGGTCATAGTCAAAGGGCAGGAAGGAACTGTCGAAGATGTGGGATTTCGTTCCACCAAGATACGCACCTTCTATAACTCACTCATTGCCGTACCCAACTCGGAGGTCGCCATATCACCCATCGACAACATGGGGCGTCGTCAGTATAGAAGAGTAAAGACCTATGTGGGCATCACCTATGATACCCCACCGGTTAAAATAGAGGCCTTTTTGGAGGGCATCAAAAATATTATCAAAGCTAACCAATTTACGAGAAAGGATTATTTTCATGTGGTCTTCAACGAGTTTGGTTCCAGCAGTTTGGATATTATGCTCTATTTCTTTTTAAAGGTTCCCAACTGGAATGAGGAGTTGGTGCAGCGGCAAAATATCTTTTTGGAGATTGTGAACCTAGCTCATGACTTGGGAATAGACTTTGCCTTCCCCACCCAATCCCTACACATTGAAACCTTTCCCGAAAAACAACCGGTTCGTCAACCTCATCGCACCGATCAAGATGAGATGGCAGCGGGGGCTTTGGCCTACGGTCCTAAAGGTAGCAAGGCGCAACCTTATGGCTCGGGTATGCACACCCCACCTCATAAAGACCCCGATCTTTCGGCAGACACTCGCTCAGGCGGCGATGGA